The Bacillus sp. F19 DNA segment CGGCAAAAAAAGAAGAGCTGAAAGAGACCATTCCGGAGAAGAAAAAAATTACCCCTCTGCCGCCAAAAGATAAGGTATCGATAAAAAAAAACAATAAAGAAGCTGAAAAAGCAAAAAAAGAAGCTAAGAAAAAACGGCGTAAAGAGGAAAAGGGCAAATGGCAGCGTGAGGAAGACATAGACGATGATGATAGACGACACAGGGACAATGATCAATATATTAAAGATAGAGACAGAGATGATGACGATGAAGATAACGACGAGGGGTCAAGATTTGATCGTGATTAATTCTTAAAGTGCCAAAATAAGAGGATGACTTGATCGGATTGGCGCTTATTAGTTTTTACATAACTGGTAACAGAAGAACCGCCGGGGTGGATGCACCCCGGCGGTTTTGCCATGTTATTCAGTTTTAGAGGATTGTCCGCCAAGTCCTGCTTGTGCTTGAGCGACTAAGCGCTTTGTAATTTCTCCACCTACAGATCCGTTTGATCGTGCTGCTGTGTCAGATCCAAGCGAAACTCCAAATTCCTGTGCAATTTCATATTTGATTTGATCCAGTGCCTGTTCAATTCCTGGAACAAGTAATTTGTTGCTGCTGCGTGCCATTATTTTCAACTCCTTTGTTAAATGATCAGCCTGATATGGCTGTTCTTATAGTGTTGATTCATGCAGAAATAATATACTGGCAATTGTCACCGTATGTCTTCTGCGTGAATATGCCTGAATGAAAGGATTTGGAATAACAAAAACTACCTTCATACTATAAGAGGCGGTGAAGTGATGGATATCAGAAGCGGTACGTTTTTTTGGCCTGAAACTGTTACTCACAAACCGATATTAGCTGTGACGTATTAATCATCGGAGGCGGCGAGTCAGGCGCCCACTGTGCTTATTTTTTGAGCGAAACAGATCTGAATGTTGTTTTAGTTGAAATGGATCGTGCCGGCAGCGGAAGTTCCAGTATAAATACCGGACTGCTGCAATATTCGAATGATAAAATGCTTACAGCTTGCGCAAACTCCTTTGGCCGGGAGAAAGCTGTCAGACATTACCGGATTTGTGAACAGGCACTGAAAGGATTAGAAAAGCTGGTTCCGTCCCTATCAATCAATCCCTGACTTTAAATAAGAGAGAGTCTCTATTATGCATCTGAGGAGGCAGACGCAGAAGCATTGAGAAAGGAATATGACATGCTGAAGAAGAATTCCTTTCAGACACAGTGGCTGACCGCTTCCGATATCAAAAGGATGTATGGATTTAACAAACCGGCAGCGATTTTATCGGGAGGTGACGCAGAAGTTAACCCTTATAAGCTCGCACTTTCTCTTATTGATGCTGCGGCAGCTCGGGGCGTGCGTGTTTTTGAAAAGACAGAGGTCACCGGGAGGAAATTTGAGCAAAGCCATGCCATCATGTATACAGCAGACGGGGCAAGTATTAAAACCAAGAAGGTGATCATGGCAGCCGGGTACCGCAATCAGGAAATCAGACGCGAACAGAATGCTGTTTTGTCCAGTACCTATGCAATCGCCACTAACAGGCTTAAAGAGAAAGAAATCTGGCATGGTCAAACGCTTATATGGGAAACAGCAAGACCTTATTTATACATAAGAACGACTGCCGATAACCGAATTTTAGCAGGAGGGCTAGATGAAGGAACCATAGAAGCAGGAAAAATAGATTCGAAGCTGATCAATAAAAGAGATCAGCTCCTGATGGAAGTGAAAAAGCTCTTTCCTGAACTGAAGCTTGAGGCTGAATACTTCTGGGGAGCTGTGTTTGGAAGTACTCATGACGGGCTTCCGATGATTAAAGAATATCCTGAGCTGCCGCACTGCCTGTTTTTGCTGGGCTACGGCGGAAATGGCACAATTTACAGCCACATGCTCGCAAGCCTCATCCGGGACCATATAACAGGGAAGCAGAATGATGACTTGCAGATATATATGCAGAGATAATCTTATTTCTGTTCCAGATGCTGATGAAAAAACAGCTCTGTTCTTCTCTGAAGATAAGAGGCAATCACAGACAGAACGGTAACCGTTAATATGCTTTTTACCTGTATCCATAATTCATTCGAAAGATCTTTAAAAAGATCCCTGGATGCCTCGATCTTTTTTAAGATTTCCTCCTCCATTTCGTGCTCAGATAAGGAGAAAACTGTTATGGACTCCATTCTTTCGAGGATCTCCCCATATGCGGCATAATAAGTCAAAGGAGAGATTAAGTCATCGCTTCGGTCTGATATCGTATTAAATAAGCTCATTAAGAGCTGCCTGATTGTATCAAAATCAAAAACCGATTTTAAATCTCTGACAATCAGCAGGATGGCAGCCTGTTCAATTGAATACTTTTTGCCAAGCTCAGGTGCACCGATCAACTCTTTTATATCCCGCTTAATCCAGTTCTGAATGGAAGTTGACTTCAGCGACGTCAATTCACACAGCTTTGCAAGTGCTACAATTTCATTTGTTGATAGGCCTCTTGGGAATGGTTTCTGATTTTTTATAAAATCAGGCAATACCTCTTCTGATCTGTTTTTCCGGATGCCTAACTGGTTAAGCAGTTCAAGCGGAGTTTGTCCGCTTTCACCCTTTAAAGCAAGCAGCAGTCTGGCCATATCAGATCGCTTTAACTGAATTGTACTCATCGCACACCTCTTTTCTGATCATTTAGTTCCCCTTGAAAAGGTTCGATTTTCCTGAGTTTACCAAAGTGTTTTTAGTTGCTTTCTCTTATGTATTTTAATTATAATACGATTATAAAACAAGTTCACTTGAACTCAAAATGATGGAGGTGCAAGATGGCTAAACGAATTTTCCTTTTTATTTTAACAAATATTCTTGTGCTTATTACAATTGGTGTTGTCCTCTCGCTTTTAGGCGTTGGATCATATGTGAATGCATCGGGTGGGATCGATTTCATAAGCTTGCTTGTTTTCAGTGCAGTCGTAGGTTTTACCGGGTCATTTATTTCACTCCTGATGTCTAAATGGATGGCAAAAATGATGATGAGGGTCAAGGTTTTAAAGCCTGATCAATCACTGTCAGTTTATGAAAGAAATCTCGTAGACCGTGTTCATAGATTATCAAGAGCTGCCGGTATAACGAAGATGCCGGAAGTGGGAATCTATCAATCTCGCGAGGTGAATGCCTTTGCAACAGGTCCTTCAAAAAACAATTCACTTGTAGCCGTATCTACCGGACTCCTTGAGGAAATGGATGATGCAGCGGTTGAAGGAGTGCTTGCCCATGAGGTTGCGCATATATCAAACGGTGATATGGTGACAATGACATTGCTTCAAGGTGTTGTAAATACATTTGTTGTGTTCCTTGCTAGAATTGCAGCATGGGCAGCATCGAGATTTGTCAGAGAATCTATGGCACCAATTGTTCACTACATTGCGATTCTTATTTTCCAGCTGCTGTTCTCGATTCTTGGCAGTCTTGTGGTCTGTGCCTATTCCCGCCATCGTGAATTCCATGCAGATAATGGCGGAGCGGATCTTGCCGGCAAGGACAAAATGGTTCATGCGCTTCGTGCTCTTAAAGGATACACACAGCGGATCAACAACGAACAATCCTCCGTTGCGACGCTGAAAATCAGCGGTAAACGCGGTCTCTCTCTATTTTCAACACATCCTGACTTAGATGAGAGAATTCGCCGTTTAGAAGCCAAATAAACAGGGAAAAGCAGATGGGACTATGATCTCATCTGCTTTTTTCGTTTTTTAGAAGTTATATAGTCAATAGATTTTAGATAATGAAATAAAGTATATACGGCCAGTTCCGGCGCCTAAATCCTCGGTCAGAACGAATCCGCCATAAAAGCAAACCCGGACTTTTCTGCCCGAATTCTTAACTGCCTGTCGGAGCGGGCCTTGGCACCTGCGCTTTTGTCCTTGAAATTTTCTTTAGGTATGATTTATTCGGTTCGTGTTGAAAATGAACATAGGCCGGAAACAAAATCTTTCTGCATAAAATTTCCGATTACCCCTTTTCAGATGCCCTGCTTTTCATTATGATAGAGAACATGCGGTTAACCCCACTATTTAAGGAATGAACAATACCAATGAAACGATTTAAATTATTCTTGCAAAAATTAACTCCGTTTCAGCTGATAGCAGCCTATTACATTATCGCAGTCAGCGTTTCGGTTGCCTTGCTGAGCCTTCCTGTCGCCCATCAAGAAGGGGTGGAATGGGGATTTATGGATGGCCTTTTTACAGCTGTAAGCGCAGTAAGCGTGACTGGATTAAGTGTTGTTAATTTATCAGAAACTTTAACCGTACCAGGTATTTTTATCCTCATGTTTGTTCTTCAGTTCGGTGGAATTGGAGTCATGACGCTCGGTTCTTTTATCTGGCTGATAGTCGGGAAACGAATTGGCCTCAGAGAGAGAAGATTAATCATGGCGGATCAAAATCAATATGCACTTTCGGGAATTGTAAATTTGATGAAGCAAATTTTGCTTTTGATCCTTATTATCGAGTTCAGCGGCGGCATGATCCTCGGCATCTATTTCCTGAAATACTATCCTACATGGCAAGAAGCTTTCCTGCACGGCTTTTTTAATTCTGTAAGTGCAACTACCAATGGCGGCTTTGACATTACGGGTGCTTCGATGATTCCATATGCTGATGATTACTTCATTCAATTTGTCATTATTCTTTTGATTACATTAGGCGCAATCGGCTTCCCTGTTTTAATAGAGGTGAAAACCTTTTTATTCAGCAAAAAGGGAAAATACCGTTTTACGCTTTTTACTAAACTTACGACGGTTACATACGGTTTGCTGGTTATTGGCGGCACAGTAATGATTGCATTGCTCGAGTTTCAATTTTTCTTTCAGGACAAATCATGGCATGAAACCTTTTTCTACTCGCTGTTTCAGTCAACCGCAACGAGAAGCGGCGGGCTGGCAACTATGGATGTCAGCCTGTTTTCAGAGGCAACACTGCTGATTTTATGTATTTTGATGTTTATCGGTGCCTCCCCGAGCTCAGTCGGCGGCGGAATCCGGACCACAACATTCGCGCTGAATTTACTGGCGCTTTACCACTTTGCAAAAGGGAACAAAACGATCAAAATCTTCAAAAGAGAACTGCACGAGGATGATGTGAAAAAGTCACTGGTAGTTACTTTGATGGCTTTCGTTCTTTGCTTCACATCCGTGTTTATCCTATCCATTACGGAAAGTTTTACCTTCATCGAAATCCTGTTTGAAGTATGCTCGGCATTCGGGACAACGGGGCTTTCAATGGGAATTACACCTGATTTGAGCACCATAGGAAAATGCATCATTATGATCCTCATGTTCATCGGCAGAATTGGCATTGTAACCTTTATCTACATTATCGGTTCAAAAGAAGCAAAACCAAATTATCATTATCCAAAAGAACGTGTCATTATTGGATAAATAAAAGAAGCGGGCGTGTGTTATGCGCCTGCTTTTTTATGGGCCTGAAGAGTAAGAACCATCAATCAGGAAAATAATCCCTTGTCTGTGCTATACTTAAACTATTAACAAATGGGAGAGATCAGATATTGTGAAAAAGAGTTATATATTAGCCGCAATTGTCTTGCTGGTCTTCATTTTAGGCGCCTGTTCTAAAGGGCCGACGCCTGAAGAGAGATTTCAGGAATATGTGAGCCTCTGGAATGAGCAAAAATTTAACGAAATGTACGATTTCTTATCGGCAGACGCAAAAAGCAAAATGACAGAAAAAGAGTTTACAGTCCGATACAAAAAAATCTATCAATCCATAGAAGTCAGCAGTTTGAAAGTTACATATGACAAACCGGAAGAGGAAGCAGACAGGGGAGATGAGAAAAAAGCTTCTCTGCCATATGCTTTAAAGATGGAAACACTTGCTGGTCCCGTGGAATTTGAACAGGATGCTGTTTTTGTCCAAGAAGAAACGGATAAAGAAGAAAATTGGTTTTTAGCGTGGAATCCATCGATGATTTTCCCGCAGCTGAAAGAAGGAGATGCTGTCCGCGTTTCTGAAATCAAGCCCCTGCGGGGAAGCATCTTTGATAAATACGGAAAAGGAATTGCCATTCAGGCGAAAGTTCCTGAAATTCAAGTGGTTCCCGGTCAGCTTGGCGACAACCCTGAAAAAGTAAAGGCGGAAGCTGCGAAACTGCTGAATCTTTCTGTTGAAGATATAGATGCAAAGCTTTCAGCCAACTGGGTAAAGCCGGATGTCTCTGTACCGATCATGAAAGTCGATCCAGCGAATAAAGAGCTGCTTAAAAAAGTAACCTCTCTTCCGGGCTTTCAAAAAGCAGATGTTGACAGCAGATATTATCCGCAGGGAGAGAGTTCTGCCCACCTATCCGGATATGTCGGCAGCATTTCAGCGGAGCAGCTTGGGGACTTAAAGGATAAAGGGTATACAAGCACCTCACAAATCGGAAAAGCCGGGCTTGAATATGTGTACGAGGAACGCCTGAGAGGAAAATCGGGCTATAGAATTTTTATTGATTCTTCAAATGAAACAATTGCTGAAACACCTGCGGAAAATGGGGAAGACATCACGGTAACAATTGATTCCGGTCTGCAAAAGCAGCTGTATAATCAGCTGAAAGGGGACTCTGGAACAGCGGTGGCTCTTCATCCTAAAACAGGAGAAACCCTTGCAATGGTCAGCAGTCCGTCCTATAATCCGAATCAATTTGTATTTGGCATGTCAGGGGCAGCGTACCAAGCATTGGCTGAAAACCCGCATAAACCGCTTAGTGCAAAATTCAACAAAACCTTTTCACCTGGTTCTACATTTAAGCCAATAACAGCAGCTGTCGGTTTAAAGACCGGGAGCATTGAGCCTGAAGCTGTTAAGAAAATTACTGGCCCATCATGGCAAAAAGGACCTGAATGGGGCAAATATACAATTACGAGAGTTTCTGATAAATATTCATCTGTTAATCTCGAACGTGCTCTTGTCTCATCAGATAATATCTATTTTGCTCAAGCTGCTTTAGATATAGGACCTGAAGCCTTTAAAAAGGGCTTGGAGGAATTTGGATTCAGTGAAGAGATTGATTATCCATTTCCAATCGCGACTTCCTCCATTTCAACTTCAGATTTAGCAGCAGAAGAAATTCTTCTTGCAGACTCAGGATATGGACAAGGTGAAGTGCAGATGAGCCCTATGCATCTGGCCGCAGCCTATACTGTCTTTTTGAACGAAGGAAGCATGTTGAAGCCTTATCTTGAGAAAAAAGAGCAGCCTGCGCCTGTGATTTGGAAAGAAGCGATTGTCAGCCCAGAGAACACCTCCATTATTTTGTCTGATTTAATCAAAGTCGTTGAAGATCCAACCGGAACTGCTCATGACCCGAAATTACCGAATATTAAGCTTGCCGGCAAAACAGGAACCGCTGAACTGAAAACGACAAAGGAAGAAATCGGAAAGGAAAATGGCTGGTTTGTCGGGATGAACACGGAAAATCCTGAACTTCTGATTACTATGATGATTGAGGATGTGAAGGACCGTGGAGGCAGTCACTACGTCGTTCCGAAGGTTAAACAAGTATTTTCAAGCTATATGAAGTAACAGTACCCTAAAGCGAAGTAGTTCAGATAAAAATGTTGGGCATTAATTGGGTTGGAACCGCGGTATTCAGAGCGCGTATGGTACCTTGAAACAAGCAAAATCTTGGTTTTGTGTACTCATAGAGTGCGTATGGTACCCTGAAACAGGAAAAATCTGTGTTTTGTGTACTCATAGAGTGCGTATGATACCCTGAAACAGGAAAAATCTGTGTTTTGTGTACTCATAGAGCGCGAATGGTACCCTGAAAGAGGAAAAATCTGTGTTTTGTGTACTCATAGAGCGCGAATGGTACCCTGAAAGAGGAAAAATCATAGTTTTGTGTACTCATAGAGTACGTATGATACCCTAAAATGGGTAAAATTTTGGTTTTGGGTACACAAAGAGCGCGAATGGTACCCTGAAAGAGGAAAAATCTGTGTTTTGGGTACACAAAGAGTGCGAATGATACCCTAAAACGGGCAAAATTATGGTTTTGGGTACTCAAAGAGCGCGAATGGTACCTTAAAGAGGCAAACATCATGGTTTGGGTACTCAAAGAGCGCGAATGGTACCCTGAAACAGTCAAAATCGTGGTTTTGGGTACACAAAGAGCGCGTATGGTACCCTGAAACAGTCAAAATCCTAGTTTTGGGTACTCAAAGAGTACGAATGATACCCTAAAAAAGGTAAAATCCTAGTTTTGGGTACACAAAGAGTGCGTATGGTACCCTAAAACAGGCAGAATCCCAGTTTTGGGTACTCAAAGAGCGCGAATGGTACCCTAAAACAGTCAAAATCATAGTTTTGGGTACTCAAAGAGTACGAATGATACCCTAAAACATGAAAAATCCTGGTATTGGGTACTCAAAGAGTACGTATGGTACCCTTAAACAGGCAGAATCCTGGTTTTGGGTACTCAAAGAGTACAAATGATACCCTAAAACATGAAAAATCCTAGTTTTGGGTACTCAAAGAGTACAAATGATACCCTAAAACATGAAAAATCCTAGTTTTGGGTACTCAAAGAGTACGAATGATACCCTAAAACAGGCAAAATCCCAGTCTTGGGTACTAAAAGAGTACGAATGATACCCTAAAACAGTTAAAATCCCAGTCTTGGGTACTAAAAGAGTACGAATGATACCCCAAAACGGGCAAAATCCTAGTTTTGGGTACTCAAAGAGTACGAATGATACCCTAAAACAAGCAAAATGCTGGTTTTGGGTACTCAAAGAGTACGAATGATACCCCAAAACAGGCAAAATCCTAGTTTTGGGTACTCAAAGAGTACGAATAATACCCTAAAACAGTCAAAATCCTAGTTTTGGGTACTCAAAGAGTACGAATGATACCCTAAAACATGAAAAATCCTAGTTTTGGGTACTCAAAGAGTACGAATGATACCCTAAAACATGAAAAATCCTGGAATTGGGTACTCAAAGAGTACGTATGATACCTAAAACATGAAAAATCCTAGTTTTGGGTACTCAAAGAGTACGAATGATACCCTAAAACAGGCAAAATCATAGTTTTGGGTACTCAAAGAGTACGAATGATACCCTAATACAAGAAAAATCCTGGTATTGTGTACCCAAAGAGCGCGTATGGTACCCTAAAACAGGCAGAATCCCAGTTTTGGGTACTCAAAGAGTGCATATGATACCCTATAACAAACAAAATCCTGATTTTAGCAGTCGTAATACTTGAAACCGCAAATGAGGACCACAATCGTAAGCAATGGGGTCGCTAATCAACCACTCAAATTAGAAAAAGAGGTATTCAATCAGCATTTTTGAGGACCTCTTATGTGCTAAAAAAGAAGCTATTGCCGCCGGCAATAGCTTCTTTTTATGAATTCATAAATGTTTTGATCGCTTCTCTATTTTCCTCAATATTTATATCTAAAACAGATCCGGCTCCGTCGTATCTGGCATTTTCAAAGCTGCCGTCAACTGGGATGCGCATGGTTTCAAGATCGGATTTATTCGTGATAATATCTTTTGCGATGAAAATGCCTGTAGACGTATCCACATTCGTATTAATATAAGGTGTTATCACTCCAGCGAGTTTAGGCAATTTGGTTACACCCTCTATAGTGAGCATATCTTTCATTAAAAGATTCATAACTTCCTGCTGGCGTTTTACTCTGCCGAAATCACTGTCGGCTCCGCCGCGGTAGCGCACGTATCCCAATAGGTGCTCACCATCTAGCTTCTGAAGACCAGGCTCGATCGTTACACCGATTTTTTCCGACATTTGACTCTCAACATTTATTTCTACGCCTTCTGGAAATGCTGTATCAATCATGCTTTCAAACCCCTTGAAGTCAATAATGGCATAGTGCTGGATATCGATATCAAAGTTATGCTTGATTGTTTCGCGAAGCAGGTCGGGACCGCCTATAGCAAATGCGGCATTTATTTTGTTCTGTCCGTGTCCCGGAATTTCCACGTAGGAATCACGCATAATGGAAAGCAGCTTTGGCTTATTTGTGTTTTCATTATACTGAGCAATCATGATTGTATCTGTGCGGGCATGCTTTTCTCCTCTTGAATCACTGCCCAGCACCAGAACATTGGTGTTTCCATTTTCATCTTTTTGGCCATTAAATGTATATTCAGTTTTTTTTATGTTTGCTTCTGCTGCTGTTTTATTCATGCCTGATACAAATTGATCGTAGGCGAACCAGCCAATTCCAGCAAACAGAAGAGTCAGGATAGAGAAAAAGACCAATACTTTCTTTTTGCCGCTCTTTTTCTTTTGTATATGAATATCTGAACGCATGAATTACCCTCATTTCTTTAAAACATTGGTACTGTTTATATTATACTTGCTTTTGGCGATTAAATGGGATGTTAGATTGTGGTAGTTATTAATTGCAAGCTCAATATCCTATTTTAAAGGATTTCACGTCTGGTGAAAAGAGAAAGATGAATTAGGATCCTCTGTTAAGGGATATATGTATTTCTTAACAAAACTTAACAATCCTTTACCTGAACTTTAGATGCGCTTCATTCTGGCGTGCTACGTTAGAAGCATCAAAAGGAGGGAAGCCGATTTGAGACATACTGTGAAAATTGCATCCATGTTCTTTTTATTCTTTTTTATCCTTTTTCTTGCTTCTGTCTATGGCGGGAGCCAGGGACGAGCTGGTACAGATGAAAATCAGCTGTCAGAGGTTCATTTGCTTGGAATGAATGATTTGCATGGACAGCTCAATACGCATTCCGTGCTTTCAGGCAAAAAAGTCGGTGGTGCAGAGTATCTTTCTGCTCATGTAAACAGGCTGAGACAGGAACACGAACACACGATGCTTGTTCATGCAGGTGATATGACAGGCGGAAGTCCCCCTATTTCTTCTCTTTTTCAAGATGAACCGACCGTTCAATTTTTAAATCAGCTGCGTGTTGATGTCGGCACTCCCGGAAATCATGAGTTTGACCAGGGAGCAAACGAACTGACACGGCTTGTAGGCGGCGGATTCCATCCAAAAACAGGTTTCTTCAAAGGCACTCATTCGGATTATATATCAGCAAACGTCATCAATAAAGCAACAGGAAAACCGATGTTTCCCTCATATTCCATAAAAGAAATTGACGGGGTCAAAATTGGATTTATAGGAGTCGTCACAACAGAGACCAATCAATTCCTGCTGCCGGAGAATCAAGATCAAATTGAAATCATTGATGAAGTAACGGCTATCAATCAGACAGTTGAACAGCTTAATAAAAAAGGGATCAAATCCATCGTCGTTCTGGCGCACGTTGCAGCGAAGTCAGATAATAACGGGAAGAACGCAAGTGAAGCTTTGACCGAGATGGCGCCAATAATAAGTGATGAAGTTGATGTGATCTTCGGAGCGCACAGTCATCATCATGCCAACACGGTCGTAGATAACAAGCTTATCGTACAAAGCTACTCGTACGGGAAAGCTCTCTCAGACGTGACATTAACGATAGACCGAAAAAAGAAGGAAATTGTTCAAAAAGAGGCTGAGATTGTTTTAACTGATCACAAATCCGTCAAGCCTGATCAATCAGCCCTTCAATTAATTAAGAAATATCAGGATAAGCTTGGAGAAGAATACAGCACACCCATTGGAAGACTTCCTCAAAATTTATCAAGAAAAAAGAATGATCAAGGTGAATCACCATTAGCTGGCTTCATAGCAAGCGCTCTGAACGAGGAAATGAACACAGAGATATCCATGGTGCACCATGGCGGAATACGCGAAAGCTTAAAAGAGGGAGATATTACAAAGCAGCAGTTAATTGCAGCTCTTCCTTTTCACCATTACGCAGTAAAGGTGTCTATGACAGGAAAAGAATTAAAGAACATTCTTGAACAGCAGTGGGCTTTAAAGGAAGAAAATTTGCTGCAGACAGAAGGAATTACCTTTTCCATCAATCGAAACGCTCCTTCAGGCGAAAGGATAAGTGAGTTAAAGACCGCTCAGGGAGAAATGATTCAGGAT contains these protein-coding regions:
- a CDS encoding alpha/beta-type small acid-soluble spore protein codes for the protein MARSSNKLLVPGIEQALDQIKYEIAQEFGVSLGSDTAARSNGSVGGEITKRLVAQAQAGLGGQSSKTE
- a CDS encoding DUF1836 domain-containing protein; amino-acid sequence: MSTIQLKRSDMARLLLALKGESGQTPLELLNQLGIRKNRSEEVLPDFIKNQKPFPRGLSTNEIVALAKLCELTSLKSTSIQNWIKRDIKELIGAPELGKKYSIEQAAILLIVRDLKSVFDFDTIRQLLMSLFNTISDRSDDLISPLTYYAAYGEILERMESITVFSLSEHEMEEEILKKIEASRDLFKDLSNELWIQVKSILTVTVLSVIASYLQRRTELFFHQHLEQK
- the htpX gene encoding protease HtpX, which translates into the protein MAKRIFLFILTNILVLITIGVVLSLLGVGSYVNASGGIDFISLLVFSAVVGFTGSFISLLMSKWMAKMMMRVKVLKPDQSLSVYERNLVDRVHRLSRAAGITKMPEVGIYQSREVNAFATGPSKNNSLVAVSTGLLEEMDDAAVEGVLAHEVAHISNGDMVTMTLLQGVVNTFVVFLARIAAWAASRFVRESMAPIVHYIAILIFQLLFSILGSLVVCAYSRHREFHADNGGADLAGKDKMVHALRALKGYTQRINNEQSSVATLKISGKRGLSLFSTHPDLDERIRRLEAK
- a CDS encoding TrkH family potassium uptake protein, whose translation is MKRFKLFLQKLTPFQLIAAYYIIAVSVSVALLSLPVAHQEGVEWGFMDGLFTAVSAVSVTGLSVVNLSETLTVPGIFILMFVLQFGGIGVMTLGSFIWLIVGKRIGLRERRLIMADQNQYALSGIVNLMKQILLLILIIEFSGGMILGIYFLKYYPTWQEAFLHGFFNSVSATTNGGFDITGASMIPYADDYFIQFVIILLITLGAIGFPVLIEVKTFLFSKKGKYRFTLFTKLTTVTYGLLVIGGTVMIALLEFQFFFQDKSWHETFFYSLFQSTATRSGGLATMDVSLFSEATLLILCILMFIGASPSSVGGGIRTTTFALNLLALYHFAKGNKTIKIFKRELHEDDVKKSLVVTLMAFVLCFTSVFILSITESFTFIEILFEVCSAFGTTGLSMGITPDLSTIGKCIIMILMFIGRIGIVTFIYIIGSKEAKPNYHYPKERVIIG
- a CDS encoding penicillin-binding transpeptidase domain-containing protein, which codes for MKKSYILAAIVLLVFILGACSKGPTPEERFQEYVSLWNEQKFNEMYDFLSADAKSKMTEKEFTVRYKKIYQSIEVSSLKVTYDKPEEEADRGDEKKASLPYALKMETLAGPVEFEQDAVFVQEETDKEENWFLAWNPSMIFPQLKEGDAVRVSEIKPLRGSIFDKYGKGIAIQAKVPEIQVVPGQLGDNPEKVKAEAAKLLNLSVEDIDAKLSANWVKPDVSVPIMKVDPANKELLKKVTSLPGFQKADVDSRYYPQGESSAHLSGYVGSISAEQLGDLKDKGYTSTSQIGKAGLEYVYEERLRGKSGYRIFIDSSNETIAETPAENGEDITVTIDSGLQKQLYNQLKGDSGTAVALHPKTGETLAMVSSPSYNPNQFVFGMSGAAYQALAENPHKPLSAKFNKTFSPGSTFKPITAAVGLKTGSIEPEAVKKITGPSWQKGPEWGKYTITRVSDKYSSVNLERALVSSDNIYFAQAALDIGPEAFKKGLEEFGFSEEIDYPFPIATSSISTSDLAAEEILLADSGYGQGEVQMSPMHLAAAYTVFLNEGSMLKPYLEKKEQPAPVIWKEAIVSPENTSIILSDLIKVVEDPTGTAHDPKLPNIKLAGKTGTAELKTTKEEIGKENGWFVGMNTENPELLITMMIEDVKDRGGSHYVVPKVKQVFSSYMK
- a CDS encoding LCP family protein; its protein translation is MRSDIHIQKKKSGKKKVLVFFSILTLLFAGIGWFAYDQFVSGMNKTAAEANIKKTEYTFNGQKDENGNTNVLVLGSDSRGEKHARTDTIMIAQYNENTNKPKLLSIMRDSYVEIPGHGQNKINAAFAIGGPDLLRETIKHNFDIDIQHYAIIDFKGFESMIDTAFPEGVEINVESQMSEKIGVTIEPGLQKLDGEHLLGYVRYRGGADSDFGRVKRQQEVMNLLMKDMLTIEGVTKLPKLAGVITPYINTNVDTSTGIFIAKDIITNKSDLETMRIPVDGSFENARYDGAGSVLDINIEENREAIKTFMNS
- a CDS encoding bifunctional metallophosphatase/5'-nucleotidase, with the protein product MRHTVKIASMFFLFFFILFLASVYGGSQGRAGTDENQLSEVHLLGMNDLHGQLNTHSVLSGKKVGGAEYLSAHVNRLRQEHEHTMLVHAGDMTGGSPPISSLFQDEPTVQFLNQLRVDVGTPGNHEFDQGANELTRLVGGGFHPKTGFFKGTHSDYISANVINKATGKPMFPSYSIKEIDGVKIGFIGVVTTETNQFLLPENQDQIEIIDEVTAINQTVEQLNKKGIKSIVVLAHVAAKSDNNGKNASEALTEMAPIISDEVDVIFGAHSHHHANTVVDNKLIVQSYSYGKALSDVTLTIDRKKKEIVQKEAEIVLTDHKSVKPDQSALQLIKKYQDKLGEEYSTPIGRLPQNLSRKKNDQGESPLAGFIASALNEEMNTEISMVHHGGIRESLKEGDITKQQLIAALPFHHYAVKVSMTGKELKNILEQQWALKEENLLQTEGITFSINRNAPSGERISELKTAQGEMIQDNSTYTVATSNYLASGGDGFKGFKQTDLVKKGPELSELLSNYLIVNQ